Proteins found in one Pyrus communis chromosome 15, drPyrComm1.1, whole genome shotgun sequence genomic segment:
- the LOC137718150 gene encoding uncharacterized protein: MRLNPNKCAFGVGSVKFLGFMISQRGIEANPENIKAIIDMKEPVTSKDIQSLTAVSSVLIRRDGSIERPVYYVSKALQVAVARYSNIEKLALTLVMFTRKLLPYFQAHSIIVLTNHPLRQILQSPDTSGRMIKWAITLGEFDISYCPKPAENGQAVVDFIAEFTYPVDIFPTPEALASLPLEARKVEPTLPVWTLFVNGLSNQQGCGAGLVLITPDKVAMEYALRFKFKASNNEVEYKALLAGLSLAKHLGVKQIDIFNLSMAHLTNKAVKQD, encoded by the exons ATGAGGTTGAACCCCAATAAATGCGCATTCGGCGTAGGCTCTGTAAAATTTTTGGGCTTCATGATTAGCCAACGAGGCATTGAAGCTAACCCCGAGAACATCAAAGCAATCATTGACATGAAAGAACCAGTAACTTCAAAAGACATCCAGAGCCTTACTG CAGTCAGTTCCGTCCTCATTCGAAGGGATGGTAGTATCGAACGACCTGTCTACTACGTTAGCAAGGCTCTACAAGTTGCAGTGGCACGATACTCCAACATTGAGAAATTAGCTCTAACATTAGTCATGTTTACTCGGAAACTTCTCCCCTACTTCCAAGCACACTCCATCATCGTGCTTACCAATCACCCCCTTCGACAAATACTTCAGAGTCCTGACACTTCGGGGCGAATGATCAAATGGGCAATAACACTAGGTGAGTTTGACATCTCCTACTGCCCAAAGCCAGCTGAGAATGGCCAAGCGGTTGTAGATTTTATCGCCGAATTCACTTATCCTGTTGACATTTTTCCTACACCTGAGGCATTGGCTTCATTACCCCTAGAAGCTCGGAAGGTAGAACCAACACTACCAGTATGGACTCTATTTGTCAATGGCTTATCCAACCAACAAGGCTGTGGAGCAGGATTAGTCCTGATTACCCCTGACAAAGTGGCAATGGAGTATGCTCTTCGCTTCAAATTCAAGGCGTCAAACAATGAGGTCGAATATAAGGCCCTTTTAGCAGGCTTAAGTTTGGCCAAACACCttggagttaaacaaattgacaTTTTCAATTTGTCGATGGCTCATCTAACCAATAAGGCTGTGAAACAGGACTAG